One window of the Clostridium sp. MB40-C1 genome contains the following:
- the rbfA gene encoding 30S ribosome-binding factor RbfA: protein MAKYRLGRINEEIRKEISNLISYEINDPRLTAMVSVTKVEVTNDLRYAKIFVSVFGNNEESKNESFEALKSAAGYMRREIGHRVKLRYIPELILELDDSIEQGMHINKLLYDLKDKHK, encoded by the coding sequence ATGGCTAAGTATAGATTGGGTAGAATCAATGAAGAAATTAGAAAAGAAATAAGTAATTTAATTAGTTATGAAATAAATGATCCAAGACTTACAGCTATGGTTAGTGTTACTAAAGTAGAGGTAACTAATGACTTAAGGTATGCTAAAATATTTGTTAGTGTTTTTGGTAACAATGAAGAATCTAAGAATGAAAGTTTTGAGGCTTTAAAAAGTGCAGCTGGATATATGCGAAGAGAAATAGGTCATAGGGTAAAATTAAGGTATATTCCTGAATTAATATTAGAATTAGATGATAGTATAGAACAGGGAATGCATATTAATAAGCTTCTTTATGATTTGAAAGATAAACATAAATAA